Proteins from a genomic interval of Zingiber officinale cultivar Zhangliang chromosome 1B, Zo_v1.1, whole genome shotgun sequence:
- the LOC122048858 gene encoding 60S acidic ribosomal protein P0-like gives MVVKLSKAEKKVRYDKKLCSLLDEYGKVLIAAADNVGSNQLQSIRRGLRGDSFILMGKNTLIRRCIRFHTEKTGNKDFLNLLPLLVGNVGLIFTKGDLKEVSEEVAKYKVLNIINVIF, from the exons ATGGTGGTGAAGCTCTCGAAAGCGGAGAAGAAGGTCCGCTACGACAAGAAGCTGTGCTCGCTTCTGGACGAGTACGGGAAGGTCCTAATCGCCGCTGCTGACAATGTTGGGTCCAACCAGCTCCAAAGCATCCGCAGGGGCCTCCGCGGCGACTCCTTCATCCTCATGGGCAAGAACACCCTCATCCGCCGCTGCATCCGCTTCCACACCGAGAAGACCGGCAACAAGGACTTCCTCAACCTCCTCCCCCTTCTCGTC GGGAATGTGGGATTGATATTCACAAAGGGCGATCTTAAGGAAGTTAGCGAGGAGGTTGCCAAGTACAAGGTGTTGAATATAATAAATGTGATTTTTTGA